A single genomic interval of Apteryx mantelli isolate bAptMan1 chromosome 21, bAptMan1.hap1, whole genome shotgun sequence harbors:
- the SLC2A6 gene encoding solute carrier family 2, facilitated glucose transporter member 6, whose amino-acid sequence MEPSAREPLVRRPSSTYRTFPGSAAGRLDKAYLESLRNKRLYLAVFAAVLGNFNFGFALVYPSPVIPVLEAYPVPALKLDPHKASWFGSVFTLGAAAGGLSAMVLNDRLGRKLSIMFSAVPSAVGYALMGGAQGVWMLLLGRVLTGYAGGVTSASIPVYISEISHPGVRGMLGACPQIMAVLGSLILYALGLILDWRWLAVAGEVPVLAMIVLLCFMPNSPRFLLSQGKEDEALRSLCWLRGKDTDYAREYEQIKDSVRKQSRRISCAEIKDPFIYKPILIAVVMRFLQQLSGVTCVLVYLQSIFKKTAVILKPEYDAALVGLVRLFSVAIAAVSMDKAGRKILLFVSAGIMLASNLTMGLYIHFVPPSHNGTTTNETLVSLANHDAEPTNYITLIPLLATMFFIMGYAMGWGPITWLLMSEILPLKARGVASGLCVVVSWLTAFMLTRFFLPVVENFGLEVPFLFFAVICAGNFLFTGCCVPETKGRSLEQIESYFRTGRRSFMR is encoded by the exons ATGGAGCCGAGCGCGCGGGAGCCCCTGGTGCGGAGACCGAGCTCCACGTACCGCACCTTTCCCGGGAGCGCTGCCGGGAGGCTCGACAAGGCGTACCTCGA GAGCCTCCGGAACAAGCGGCTCTACCTGGCGGTGTTTGCCGCTGTCCTGGGGAACTTCAATTTCGGTTTTGCCCTGGTTTACCCGTCTCCTGTGATCCCTGTCCTAGAGGCGTATCCCGTCCCTGCCCTGAAGCTGGACCCGCATAAAGCATCCTGGTTCGGG TCGGTGTTCACGCTGGGGGCGGCCGCGGGAGGACTCAGCGCCATGGTCCTGAACGACCGCCTGGGCCGCAAGCTCAGCATCATGTTCTCGGCCGTGCCCTCCGCCGTGGGATACGCCTTGATGGGCGGCGCCCAGGGCGTCtggatgctgctgctggggcgagTGCTGACGGGCTACGCCGGCGGCGTGACGTCCGCCTCCATCCCG gtctacATCTCGGAGATCTCCCACCCCGGGGTGAGAGGCATGCTGGGCGCCTGTCCGCAGATCATGGCCGTGCTGGGCTCCCTCATCCTGTATGCGCTGG GTCTGATCCTGGACTGGCGCTGGCTGGCCGTCGCAGGGGAAGTGCCGGTGCTCGCAATGATCGTCCTGCTCTGCTTCATGCCCAACTCGCCCCggtttctgctctcccaggggaAGGAAGATGAAGCcctgaggtctctgtgctggctCCGGGGCAAGGACACGGACTATGCCCGGGAGTACGAGCAGATTAAGGACAGCGTGAGGAAGCAG AGCCGGCGGATTTCCTGTGCAGAGATCAAGGACCCCTTCATTTACAAGCCCATCTTGATTGCAGTGGTGATGAGGTTCCTGCAGCAGCTCTCTGGAGTCACCTGCGTCCTCGTGTACCTGCAGTCAATATTCAAGAAAACAGCTGTCATTCTG AAACCAGAGTACGATGCAGCTCTTGTCGGCCTGGTTCGCCTCTTCTCGGTAGCGATTGCTGCTGTATCGATGGATAAAGCCGGGAGGAAGATTCTGCTCTTTGTATCGG CCGGAATCATGCTGGCCTCAAACTTGACCATGGGGCTCTATATCCACTTCGTGCCACCTTCTCATAATGGCACCACCACCAATGAGACCCTGGTGAGCTTGGCTAACCACGATGCTGAGCCAACCAACTACATCACCCTCATCCCCCTGCTGGCAACCATGTTCTTCATAATGG gtTATGCCATGGGCTGGGGTCCCATCACCTGGTTGCTGATGTCGGAAATCCTCCCTCTGAAGGCCCGTGGGGTGGCATCGGGCCTCTGTGTCGTCGTGAGCTGGCTGACAGCCTTCATGCTGACCCGATTCTTCCTCCCGGTCGTG GAGAACTTCGGCCTTGAGGTGCCATTCCTATTCTTCGCTGTCATCTGTGCTGGGAACTTCTTATTTACAGGCTGTTGTGTTCCAGAAACCAAAGGTAGATCCCTGGAACAGATTGAGTCCTACTTCCGGACTGGCCGGAGATCATTCATGAGGTag
- the CACFD1 gene encoding calcium channel flower homolog: MSAQEDQFPAADPGPADPSADDGMTWWYRWLCRIAGVVGGMSCAFAGLWNCITINPLNIAAGVWMMLNAFVLFLCEAPFCCQFIEFANAVATRADKLRPWQKAAFYCGMAVFPVMLSLTLTTLFGNAVAFAAGVLYGLSALGKKGDAISYARIQQQKQMDEEKLTGAMEGQAL; this comes from the exons ATGAGCGCCCAGGAGGACCAGTTCCCGGCAGCAGACCCCGGCCCAGCGGATCCCTCCGCCGATGATGGCATGACCTGGTGGTACAGGTGGCTCTGCAGGATTGCCGGGGTCGTCGGGGGCATGT CCTGTGCCTTTGCTGGCCTCTGGAACTGCATCACCATCAACCCTCTGAACATAGCGGCGGGtgtgtggatgat GCTCAACGCCTTCGTGCTGTTCCTGTGCGAAGCGCCCTTCTGCTGCCAGTTCATCGAATTCGCCAACGCGGTGGCCACGAGGGCGGACAAGCTGCGGCCCTGGCAGAAAGCCGCTTTCTACTGCGG GATGGCCGTGTTCCCCGTCATGCTCAGCCTGACGCTGACCACGCTCTTTGGCAACGCCGTCGCGTTCGCAGCCGGGGTGCTCTACGGCCTCTCGGCTCTCGGCAAAAA GGGAGATGCCATTTCCTACGCCCGGatccagcagcagaagcagatggATGAAGAGAAGCTCACGGGGGCCATGGAGGGACAGGCTCTGTGA